One Segnochrobactrum spirostomi genomic window carries:
- a CDS encoding ATP-binding cassette domain-containing protein: MGSAAQAEAAPIVELDRVGKAFGIVVALQDISIAVRPGEVHCLLGDNGAGKSTLIKILSGVHQPTSGEMRVDGVRTVFDTPRQALDKGIATVFQDLAMIPLMSITRNFFLGREPTRGRFITRRLDMRRANEIVFDELNRMGINVRDPEQAVGTLSGGERQCVAIARAVYHGARVLILDEPTSALGVHQASIVLRYIAQARSRGIGVVFITHNIHHAYPIGDVFTLLNRGRVHGTFRKAEITETEVLELMAGRRDLQHLHAELARAPASPPAAAH; encoded by the coding sequence ATGGGCAGTGCAGCGCAAGCGGAGGCGGCTCCGATCGTCGAACTCGACCGGGTCGGTAAGGCATTCGGCATCGTCGTCGCGCTTCAGGACATCTCGATCGCGGTGCGGCCTGGAGAAGTCCACTGCCTGCTCGGCGACAACGGGGCCGGCAAGTCGACCTTGATCAAGATCCTGTCCGGGGTTCACCAGCCGACATCCGGCGAGATGCGCGTCGACGGCGTGAGGACGGTGTTCGACACCCCGCGTCAGGCCCTCGACAAGGGCATCGCGACGGTGTTCCAGGACCTCGCGATGATCCCGCTGATGTCGATCACCCGCAATTTCTTCCTCGGCCGCGAGCCGACCCGCGGCCGCTTCATCACCCGACGGCTCGACATGCGGCGGGCGAACGAGATCGTGTTCGACGAGCTCAACCGGATGGGGATCAACGTGCGCGATCCCGAGCAGGCGGTCGGCACGCTGTCGGGGGGCGAGCGGCAATGCGTGGCGATCGCCCGGGCCGTGTATCACGGCGCGCGGGTTTTGATCCTCGACGAGCCGACCTCGGCGCTCGGCGTCCATCAGGCCTCCATCGTGCTCCGGTACATCGCCCAGGCGCGCAGCCGCGGCATCGGCGTGGTGTTCATCACCCACAACATCCACCACGCCTATCCGATCGGCGATGTGTTCACGCTGCTCAATCGCGGGCGCGTGCATGGCACGTTCCGCAAGGCGGAGATCACCGAGACGGAAGTGCTGGAACTGATGGCCGGGCGCCGCGACCTCCAGCATCTCCATGCCGAGTTGGCGCGGGCGCCGGCCTCTCCGCCTGCCGCAGCCCACTAG